One window from the genome of Haladaptatus paucihalophilus DX253 encodes:
- a CDS encoding 30S ribosomal protein S15 codes for MARMHTRRRGSSGSDRPVTDEPPEWSDVDADDVEDRVVELAEDGYSPSEIGQKLRDEGVTGTPVPNVKLATGKKVTEILEENDAANELPEDLENLMVRAVRLREHVNENGQDKQNKRALQNTESKVRRLVNYYRGDKIDEDFTYSYDNAKELLE; via the coding sequence ATGGCACGAATGCACACACGACGTCGCGGGTCGTCCGGTTCGGACCGCCCCGTGACCGACGAACCACCGGAGTGGAGCGATGTAGATGCTGACGACGTGGAAGACCGCGTCGTCGAACTCGCGGAGGACGGCTACAGCCCGAGCGAAATCGGGCAGAAGCTCCGCGACGAGGGCGTGACCGGCACGCCGGTCCCGAACGTGAAGCTCGCAACGGGCAAGAAAGTGACCGAAATTCTCGAAGAAAACGACGCAGCGAACGAGCTGCCGGAAGACCTTGAGAACCTGATGGTTCGCGCCGTGCGCCTCCGTGAGCACGTCAACGAGAACGGTCAGGACAAGCAGAACAAACGCGCGCTGCAGAACACCGAGTCGAAGGTTCGCCGCCTGGTCAACTACTACCGCGGCGACAAGATCGACGAGGACTTCACGTACTCCTACGACAACGCGAAAGAACTCCTCGAATAG